A part of Prolixibacteraceae bacterium genomic DNA contains:
- a CDS encoding BamA/TamA family outer membrane protein: MKRILLLALFAMSLITVLGKDKKQKVPMSERKTRAFDENRFWISPLVAPAYTPELGVSFSAGGLMSFKTDRQDSLIQRSSLPVFIGYTTTGAFIFNARLTSFWNEDKFRVNGDFWFKSMPDNYWGKGYDNGSYFKKSSDITGYDRTWYWINPRFMFRIKKDLYLGANIDLNYTNATNYHSISDAGNTTPFNDGYFNNDQRLNIGLGVILEYDTRDITVNAWQGIYLKTSATAYGSYLGGSSNYQVYDFDYRQYQQIKRKGSVLAWQVRGRFACNDVPWAELSQLGTPFDLRGYTWGQYRDNAMVYGITEYRYTFKKSDGSLSKSGMTIWAAAGTMGESIGDLQNCLPNLGFGYRLELQPRMNFRIDFGVGKETKGLYFNFNEAF; this comes from the coding sequence ATGAAAAGAATACTTCTTTTAGCTCTCTTTGCTATGTCCTTGATTACTGTCCTTGGTAAGGATAAAAAGCAGAAAGTTCCAATGTCTGAACGTAAAACTAGAGCATTTGATGAAAATCGGTTTTGGATATCTCCTTTGGTGGCTCCTGCATATACACCTGAATTAGGTGTCTCTTTCTCTGCAGGTGGACTCATGTCTTTTAAGACTGACCGACAAGACTCTTTGATTCAGCGATCTTCACTTCCTGTTTTTATTGGATATACAACTACAGGTGCATTTATCTTTAATGCTAGACTTACATCGTTTTGGAATGAGGATAAATTTAGAGTGAATGGTGATTTTTGGTTTAAATCGATGCCTGATAACTATTGGGGAAAAGGATATGATAACGGGAGCTATTTTAAAAAATCTTCTGACATAACAGGATATGATCGTACTTGGTATTGGATTAACCCAAGATTCATGTTTCGTATAAAGAAAGATTTATACTTAGGAGCCAATATTGACCTTAACTATACTAATGCTACCAATTATCATTCTATTTCAGATGCAGGTAATACTACTCCTTTTAATGATGGATATTTTAATAATGATCAAAGGCTAAACATTGGCTTAGGTGTTATATTAGAGTATGACACAAGGGACATTACTGTTAATGCATGGCAAGGTATTTACCTGAAAACTTCCGCTACTGCATATGGTAGCTATCTGGGTGGAAGTTCTAACTATCAGGTTTACGATTTTGATTATAGACAATACCAACAGATTAAAAGAAAAGGTTCTGTTCTGGCTTGGCAAGTACGGGGTCGATTTGCGTGTAATGATGTTCCATGGGCCGAATTATCTCAGTTAGGAACTCCATTTGATTTAAGAGGTTATACATGGGGCCAATATCGAGATAATGCGATGGTATATGGAATAACAGAGTATCGTTACACTTTTAAGAAAAGTGATGGGAGTCTGAGTAAAAGTGGAATGACTATATGGGCTGCTGCAGGTACTATGGGTGAGAGTATTGGGGATCTGCAGAATTGCCTCCCTAATCTTGGCTTTGGATATCGATTAGAATTGCAACCAAGAATGAATTTTAGAATTGACTTTGGTGTCGGAAAGGAAACTAAAGGATTATATTTTAATTTCAACGAAGCTTTTTAA
- a CDS encoding citrate (Si)-synthase: protein MDYIKQRLFEKGSEARAQVQELLSSSKDLIVDEVTIGHVLGGMRGVTSLLTLTSKLDPYEGIRYRGFTLPELYKVLPRKNPEGEPLAEGVFFLLLTGDVPTIEEVEFIRQDWVQRSNVPDHVFRTIDALPSSSKPMTRFSTAILASATQSQFQKKHRNGLRKEDYWDSTYEDVMNMIAQLPVIASYIYRKEFEDGKVIALDPDLDWSANFAHMMGFDSEEIYRLFRMYMYIHADHEGGNVSAHTAHLVASALSNPFYSYSAGMIGLAGPLHGYANQDVVRWIFDMYKHFDRDIKEQLTEDEITSFVNITLDSGKVVPGYGHAVLRATDPRFTTQMEFADKYVSSDSIVDTAKVLYKVVPQILLDRGKAKNPWPNVDAFSGSLLMHYGIKDYIFYTVMFGVSRALGVGAQLIWDRFLGLPIERPNSQTLDWLIDFSKSED from the coding sequence ATGGACTATATTAAACAACGACTATTTGAAAAGGGCTCTGAAGCTAGAGCTCAAGTGCAAGAACTTTTAAGTTCCTCCAAAGATCTCATTGTAGATGAGGTTACTATTGGACATGTTTTAGGAGGAATGAGAGGAGTTACTTCGCTACTGACTTTAACTTCTAAACTTGATCCCTATGAGGGGATTCGTTATAGAGGCTTTACCCTCCCAGAATTATATAAAGTATTACCCCGTAAAAACCCTGAAGGTGAACCTTTAGCTGAAGGTGTTTTTTTTCTTCTGCTAACAGGTGATGTTCCTACTATTGAAGAGGTCGAATTTATTCGTCAAGATTGGGTGCAACGATCGAATGTTCCAGATCATGTATTTCGAACTATTGATGCTTTGCCAAGTAGTTCCAAACCAATGACACGGTTCTCTACAGCAATTTTAGCTTCAGCGACGCAATCACAATTCCAAAAGAAACATCGTAATGGTTTACGAAAAGAGGATTATTGGGATTCAACGTATGAGGATGTAATGAATATGATCGCACAATTGCCTGTCATCGCTTCTTATATCTATAGAAAAGAATTTGAAGATGGGAAAGTTATTGCTTTAGATCCTGATTTAGATTGGTCTGCTAATTTTGCTCATATGATGGGCTTTGACTCAGAAGAGATCTATCGACTCTTTAGAATGTATATGTATATTCATGCTGACCATGAGGGTGGTAATGTCTCTGCTCACACTGCACACCTTGTTGCTTCTGCATTGAGTAATCCTTTCTATTCATATTCTGCGGGAATGATTGGATTAGCGGGGCCTTTACATGGATATGCTAACCAGGATGTTGTGCGTTGGATCTTTGATATGTATAAACATTTTGATCGTGATATTAAAGAGCAATTGACTGAGGATGAAATTACCTCTTTTGTAAATATAACTCTTGATAGCGGAAAAGTTGTTCCTGGATATGGACACGCTGTATTAAGAGCAACAGATCCTCGATTTACTACACAGATGGAATTTGCTGATAAGTATGTTTCCAGCGATTCTATTGTGGATACTGCGAAAGTCCTTTATAAGGTTGTTCCTCAGATACTATTAGATAGAGGTAAAGCAAAGAATCCATGGCCGAATGTTGATGCTTTCTCTGGTTCATTATTAATGCATTATGGAATCAAAGATTATATCTTCTATACTGTTATGTTTGGTGTAAGTCGTGCTTTAGGTGTTGGAGCACAGTTAATTTGGGATAGATTCCTTGGTTTACCAATTGAACGTCCAAATTCTCAAACATTAGATTGGTTAATAGATTTTTCTAAATCAGAAGATTGA
- the rplQ gene encoding 50S ribosomal protein L17 has product MRHNKKFNHLGRKSAHRKAMLANMACSLLLHKRITTTVAKAKALRMYVEPLITKSKEDSTHNRRTVFSYLKSKTAVTELFREVSVKVADRPGGYTRILKTGNRLGDNAEMCIIELVDYNEAMLAAKDAKPEAKSRRRRKKSTDAATEAPAADTAAE; this is encoded by the coding sequence ATGAGACATAATAAGAAGTTTAACCACTTGGGTAGAAAGAGTGCTCACAGAAAGGCAATGTTGGCAAACATGGCTTGCTCTCTTCTCCTACACAAGCGTATTACTACTACTGTAGCAAAAGCGAAAGCTTTGCGTATGTATGTCGAGCCATTGATTACAAAGTCAAAGGAAGACTCTACACACAATCGTCGTACTGTATTTAGCTACCTAAAAAGCAAAACTGCTGTTACAGAATTGTTCCGTGAGGTATCTGTAAAAGTAGCTGACCGTCCAGGTGGGTATACACGTATTTTGAAGACAGGTAACCGTCTTGGTGATAATGCTGAGATGTGTATTATCGAACTAGTTGATTACAATGAGGCTATGTTGGCAGCTAAAGATGCTAAGCCTGAAGCTAAATCTCGTAGACGTCGTAAGAAGTCTACTGACGCAGCAACAGAAGCACCAGCAGCTGATACGGCAGCAGAGTAA
- a CDS encoding DNA-directed RNA polymerase subunit alpha, with product MAILAFQKPDKVIMVESSETFGKFEFRPLEPGYGITVGNALRRILLSSLEGYAITTIKIEGVEHEFSTIEGVIEDVTEIILNLKQVRFKQEVEDFDSEKVSISLFGQEQFTAGDINKFASNFQVLNTDQVICRMNPEVKLQLELTIEKGRGYVPSTENKPVEDDFGIIPIDSIYTPIKNVRYAVENYRVEQKTDYEKLVLELTTDGSIHPKDALKEAAKILIYHFMLFSDEKITLDNEEKFGNEEFDEEVLHMRQLLKTRLVDMDLSVRALNCLKAADVDTLGDLVQYNRNDLLKFRNFGKKSLTELDELLDSMNLNFGMDISKYKLDKE from the coding sequence ATGGCAATATTAGCTTTCCAAAAGCCAGACAAAGTGATAATGGTGGAATCTTCAGAGACCTTTGGTAAATTTGAGTTTCGTCCTCTAGAGCCAGGGTATGGTATTACAGTTGGTAATGCTTTAAGAAGAATACTGTTGTCATCTTTAGAAGGATACGCTATCACGACAATTAAGATCGAAGGTGTTGAGCATGAGTTTTCTACTATCGAAGGTGTAATCGAAGATGTAACTGAGATTATTTTAAATCTTAAGCAGGTTCGTTTTAAGCAAGAAGTAGAAGATTTTGACAGCGAAAAAGTTTCTATCTCACTTTTCGGTCAGGAGCAATTTACTGCTGGCGACATAAATAAGTTTGCTTCAAACTTCCAAGTGTTAAATACAGATCAAGTTATCTGTAGAATGAACCCTGAGGTGAAGCTTCAATTGGAACTTACGATTGAAAAAGGTCGTGGTTATGTTCCAAGTACTGAAAACAAACCAGTAGAGGATGATTTTGGTATTATTCCAATCGATTCTATCTATACTCCAATCAAGAATGTTAGATACGCAGTAGAAAACTACCGTGTTGAGCAGAAGACTGATTACGAGAAATTGGTGTTAGAGCTAACTACTGACGGATCTATTCATCCTAAAGATGCGCTTAAGGAAGCTGCCAAAATTCTAATCTATCACTTTATGTTATTCTCTGATGAGAAGATAACATTAGATAATGAGGAGAAATTCGGCAACGAAGAGTTTGATGAAGAGGTTCTTCATATGCGTCAATTGCTAAAGACTCGTTTAGTTGATATGGATCTCTCAGTTCGTGCTTTGAACTGTCTTAAGGCTGCTGATGTTGATACATTAGGTGACCTTGTGCAGTACAATAGAAATGATCTGCTTAAGTTTCGTAACTTCGGTAAGAAGTCACTTACTGAGCTAGATGAACTATTGGATAGCATGAATCTCAATTTCGGGATGGATATAAGTAAGTATAAATTAGACAAGGAATAA
- the rpsD gene encoding 30S ribosomal protein S4 has product MARYIGPKSKIARRFGEAIFGPDKVLENKAYPPGQHGPNQRRNKTSEYGLQLKEKQKAKYTYGILERQFRTLFKKANASKGVTGEVLLQLLECRLDNVVYRLGIAPTRSAARQLVSHKHITVNGSVVNIASYSVRPGDIIGVREKSKSLEVVSNSLASHRGGQYSWLEWDSAALSGKFLNRPERTEIPENIKEQLIVELYSK; this is encoded by the coding sequence ATGGCTAGATATATTGGACCAAAGTCGAAGATCGCACGTAGATTTGGTGAAGCAATTTTTGGACCTGATAAGGTTCTAGAGAATAAAGCATACCCTCCAGGACAACATGGACCTAACCAAAGAAGAAATAAAACTTCTGAATATGGTCTTCAGTTGAAGGAGAAGCAAAAAGCAAAATATACTTATGGTATTCTTGAGCGTCAGTTCCGTACTTTGTTCAAGAAAGCAAACGCATCTAAAGGTGTTACAGGTGAGGTGTTGTTGCAATTGCTAGAGTGTCGTCTAGATAACGTAGTGTATCGTTTAGGTATTGCACCTACGCGTTCTGCAGCACGTCAGTTAGTATCACACAAGCACATTACTGTAAATGGAAGCGTTGTAAATATTGCCTCGTATAGTGTACGTCCTGGCGATATTATTGGAGTTCGTGAGAAATCAAAATCACTTGAAGTGGTTTCAAACTCTCTTGCGTCTCACCGTGGTGGTCAGTATTCTTGGTTAGAATGGGATTCTGCTGCTTTATCAGGAAAATTCTTGAATCGTCCTGAAAGAACGGAGATTCCTGAGAATATTAAGGAACAACTAATCGTCGAGTTGTACTCTAAATAA
- the rpsK gene encoding 30S ribosomal protein S11 → MAKKSSNTKKRVVKVEAIGQAHIHSSFNNIIICLTNNNGEVISWSSAGKKGFRGSKKNTPYAAQVAAEECAKTAFDLGLRKVKVYVKGPGNGRESAIRAINNTGITVSEIVDVTPLPHNGCRPPKRRRV, encoded by the coding sequence ATGGCAAAAAAGTCAAGTAATACTAAAAAAAGAGTTGTTAAAGTAGAGGCGATTGGTCAAGCACATATTCACTCGTCTTTTAATAACATCATTATCTGTTTGACTAACAATAACGGTGAGGTTATTTCATGGTCATCAGCTGGTAAAAAAGGATTCCGTGGATCAAAGAAGAATACTCCTTATGCTGCACAGGTTGCTGCTGAAGAGTGTGCTAAGACTGCTTTTGATCTAGGTCTTCGTAAAGTAAAAGTATACGTTAAAGGGCCAGGAAATGGACGTGAGTCGGCTATCCGTGCTATCAATAATACTGGTATCACAGTGTCGGAAATCGTTGATGTAACTCCATTACCACATAATGGATGTCGTCCTCCTAAGCGTCGTAGAGTATAA
- the rpsM gene encoding 30S ribosomal protein S13 — MARIVGVDIPVNKRGEIALTYIYGIGRSLSVDILEKAGVDKDIKVKDWTDEQFQAIRGLINSDYTVEGELRSEIQLNIKRLMDIGCYRGIRHRIGLPLRGQKTKNNARTRKGKKKTVANKKKATK, encoded by the coding sequence ATGGCTCGTATTGTTGGTGTAGATATCCCAGTTAATAAACGTGGAGAGATCGCATTGACCTATATCTACGGTATTGGTCGCAGTCTTTCAGTTGATATACTTGAAAAGGCTGGCGTAGATAAGGACATTAAAGTGAAAGATTGGACAGATGAACAATTCCAAGCGATCCGTGGTTTGATCAATAGTGATTATACTGTTGAAGGTGAATTGCGTTCGGAGATCCAGTTAAACATCAAGCGATTGATGGATATCGGATGTTATCGTGGAATTCGTCATCGTATTGGACTACCATTGCGTGGACAAAAGACTAAGAACAACGCGCGTACACGTAAGGGTAAGAAAAAAACTGTTGCAAATAAGAAAAAAGCAACTAAATAA
- the rpmJ gene encoding 50S ribosomal protein L36 produces the protein MKTRVSIKKRSSDCKIVRRKGRLYVINKKNPKFKQRQG, from the coding sequence ATGAAAACTAGAGTATCGATTAAAAAGCGCAGTAGTGACTGCAAGATTGTGCGTCGTAAAGGACGTTTGTATGTAATCAATAAGAAAAATCCTAAGTTTAAGCAACGTCAAGGATAA
- the infA gene encoding translation initiation factor IF-1: MAKQPSIEQDGTIIEALSNAMFRVELHNGHVITAHISGKMRMHYIKILPGDKVKVEMSPYDLTKGRITFRYKN, encoded by the coding sequence ATGGCGAAGCAGCCTTCTATAGAACAGGACGGGACTATCATTGAAGCATTGTCAAATGCAATGTTTCGTGTTGAATTACACAATGGTCACGTAATTACAGCACACATTTCAGGTAAAATGCGTATGCATTATATTAAGATCTTACCTGGTGATAAAGTGAAAGTAGAGATGTCTCCTTATGATTTGACTAAGGGACGTATCACATTTCGATATAAAAACTAA
- the map gene encoding type I methionyl aminopeptidase produces the protein MNGSIYYKTEQEISFIRKSSLLVSKTLAEITKLIQPGISTLELDAVAECYIREQGATPSFLDYNEFPNSLCVSVNDCVLHGLPSNYLIKDGDVVSVDCGVCLDGYHGDGCFTFLVGNVSENHYNLCKSAYESLSCALENAHEGKNLGDIGYSIENIAKEADFGVVKSFGGHGIGKNLHESPFVRNFGRSKKGMKLLRGLTLAIEPMLTEYSSDVFLSDDGWSVLTKDGGVGVHFEHTLAVRPYGAETLTDFCFVENQLKKNKFLWRSSLL, from the coding sequence ATGAATGGGTCCATCTACTACAAAACAGAACAAGAAATCTCATTCATACGAAAAAGTTCGCTACTTGTAAGTAAAACTTTAGCTGAAATAACTAAACTTATTCAACCCGGCATCTCAACTCTAGAGTTGGATGCCGTTGCTGAATGTTATATTCGCGAACAAGGAGCTACTCCTAGTTTCTTAGATTATAACGAATTTCCAAACAGTTTATGTGTATCTGTCAATGATTGCGTATTACATGGACTACCCTCTAATTATCTTATTAAAGATGGTGATGTAGTATCTGTCGATTGTGGTGTCTGTTTAGATGGTTACCATGGAGATGGATGTTTTACTTTTTTAGTGGGTAATGTTTCGGAAAATCACTATAATCTTTGTAAATCAGCGTATGAAAGCTTATCTTGCGCCCTCGAAAATGCGCATGAGGGGAAAAACCTCGGAGATATCGGTTATTCTATTGAGAATATCGCAAAAGAGGCCGATTTTGGTGTGGTAAAATCCTTTGGTGGACATGGAATTGGAAAAAATTTGCATGAGTCACCTTTTGTGCGTAATTTTGGCAGGTCAAAAAAAGGGATGAAACTCCTTAGAGGTTTGACACTTGCAATAGAACCCATGTTGACAGAGTATTCTTCGGATGTTTTTTTGTCAGATGATGGATGGAGTGTTTTGACCAAAGATGGTGGTGTGGGTGTGCATTTTGAACATACCCTTGCCGTAAGACCATACGGTGCTGAAACCTTGACTGATTTTTGTTTTGTTGAGAATCAATTGAAAAAAAATAAATTCTTATGGCGAAGCAGCCTTCTATAG